The following is a genomic window from Synechococcus sp. JA-2-3B'a(2-13).
TCCCACAGCACCCAAGATAGGGAAGCTATGATCACCGCCACAAAGAGGCCACTCAGCAGGGTTAGGACAATGCCTGTGTAATTGCGGACAGGGGCAATGGCGGCACGAGTAATGTCGATGTCAACCTTCTCAGGGGCAAGCTGTGCTGAGTCGGACATGATAACAGTGCTCCTTCATCTTCTTTCTGCTTCCCAAGTTACTGCTCCAAGTTTTGAAACTTGCGGATGATGATCTCGGCAACAATGTTGACCAATAACGTCAGCACCATCAGCACCACGCCGGCATACATGAGAGCCGAAACCTGCAAGCGTCCTGCCTCGCCAAACTGAGAGGCAATCAAGCCAGTAATGGTGGATCCCGGCTGCATTAGGGAGATATTGATGCGGTTGGCGTTGCCGGAAAGCATGGCCGCCACCATGGTCTCTCCCAGGGCCCGTCCCAGCGCCAGCATGATCGAGCTGACAATGCCCGACAGGCCGGCAGGGATCATCACCGTTAAGAGGGTCTCCCAGCGGGTTGCCCCCAGAGCCAAAGCGCCCTCTTTTAGGCTGCGTGGTAGAGATTCAAAGGTACTGCGGGTAATGGAGATGATGATGGGAGAGATCATGATCCCCAGCACCATAGCCACTATCAACAAGCTGGGCCCCCGCGGAGCCGGGCCACCCAAGAAAGGGATCCAACCCAGCGTCTGGTTAATGGCTCGAAAGATGGGCCGCACTGCTGGAATCAGCACAAAGATCCCCCATAGCCCCAGCACCACACTGGGAGTGGCCACGATCAGCTCAATGGCAAAGCCAATCGGCTCCGTTACCCACTTGGGGGCAAAACCTTCCGTCAGGAAGATGGCAGTGCCAATGCCCAGAGGGATGGCAAAAATCAAAGCCACCAGAGAGGTTACCAAACTGCCATAAATCTGTGGTAGCACCCCGTAGATGTTTTCCACCGGGTTCCAGCGGGCAGTAACCAGGAAGCCCAAGCCAAACTGCTGAATCGCCAGCAGAGCCGCTTCGGTGGTTTGAAGAATCACCCAGATGAGGATAATGCCGGCAAACCCTGCCAAGGCCAGCGTCAGGCGGACAAAGCCCACATCAACAGCCCGAGACAGGCTCGCCTTTTTCTCAATGTCAACATCGATATCCGGGTTTGGTGGTGAACCATAACCCGTAGCCGCTGAAGTCATAGCCTCTCTCCCATGATCATCTTCGGTTCAAAATCTTTCCTAAAAATCCCACCGTGCAAGGTAACCCCAGCAGCCGACCGAGAAAGCCTCACCTGCCTCCTCAGCCGGCCACCAGCTCCACTCTAGTGGAGTTCAGGCTGCAACCCAGTCATCGCACCGCATTGGGGTTAACGGTGATGGCATCCAGCTCTGCAAAGATCCGCTGGATAGCCGCCTCAGGCATAGGGATGTAGTCCAGCTCCTTGGTGATGGCTTGACCCTCTGGCCCCTGGGTCCACTTCAGAGCCTCCACCAGCTTGGTCAGCTTCTGCTGATCGGGATACTCGCGGTACAGCATCACCCAGAACAAGCCCACGATTGGGTAGTCATTTGGCCCTTCAGGGTCGGGCACCAACAGCGCAAAGTTATCAGGAATGGGAGCATCCAGCGCCGAGGTAGCTGCCTCAGTCGAGAACTCAACAATGTTGCCCGCTTTGTTTTCCAAGCGAGCAGTGGCCATCTTTTCCAGCTTGGCATAGGACTGGTTCACGTAGCCAATTGCCCCTGGCTCCTGCTTGATGGTGGCGGCTACGCCCTCATTCCCTTGGGCTCCAATGCCAACAGGCCACTCGACAGAAGTACCAGCACCGGCTGTCCAATTAGGGCAGACAGTTCTGATGTGGTTGGTGAACACAAAGGTAGTCCCAGAACCATCAGAGCGGTGTACCCAGGTGATGTCCAGGGGTGGCAGCTTGTTTGCTATGCGTGGGTTCTCGGCCTTGATGCGAATGTCGTCCCAGCGAGTGATCTCGCCGGTCACGATGCCGCAGTAGGTTTTCCGCTTCAGGATGAGCTCTCCGTCTTCAATGCCGGGCAGGTTATAGGCAAACTCGATGGACCCTCCCGCCATAGGCAACTGTAGGGGCTCATAGCGGTATTTAGCTCGGAAGCTTTCCAGGCGAGCACCGGAGAAAGGCGCCTCGGAAGCGCCGAAGTCCACAGTGCCATTGATCACCTGCTCTAGGCCAGCACCACTACCGACAGACTGATAGCTGACTTGCACAGTGGGGTCTACGGTGCGGTTGTAGGCGTCAAACCAACGTTGCAGCAAAGGAGCCGCAAAGGTCGCGCCCGCCCCGGAGATTTGCACGGTTTGGGCTTGAGCCGAGGTCGCTGTTAGAAATCCTACTGTTAGAGCGGTGAGGGAGAAAGCAGAAAGCAGGGTTCGCATAGGTAATATCTGTGGCGAATCAACATTTTCAACCCTATAACCTCAAAGTTAACAGAGGGATATCTAAAGGTTAACTTTGGGTTAAGTCAAGAGAAAAAATCGATATTTTTGAGTGTGCTGGCTCGTTTCCAAACCTTGATTTTCCATCTGGTGGTTTTGGCCAGTTTGGATTTCAGCAAAATCAGGATCCTGGAGCCCAGGATCCGCGAAAAGGTCTAGCTGCTGAACTTCTATCTCATTTGACAACCAATCAAACGGACACAACTTGAATAAGAGCTAAGCTGGGACGGCTGCAAAAAAACTCGATCCAGATCCAAGATGTGTAAAATTTGAGACAAAGATGTTGCTCACCTCTCGGCAAGCTTGGACATGATTTCAGCAGGGCGGGAAAAGCTCTGGCCAGAGCTTCTTCCGACTTTTGACAGTTTTGACAGAGAGAATTAGCTAGGAGATGGACTTCAACACTCCAGACGTGGGGCAGCTCTACATGTTCCCCGAGCAGAGAAAGATCTGGGCTCTAAGCTGGGATCCGCCCGCCCCCCATGAGGTACAGCAGGGCCATGCGCACCGCCACGCCGTGGGTGACCTGCTGCTCAATCAGGTTCAAGCCGGGATCCTCCATCACCTCGGAGCTGAGTTCCACACCGCGATTGACCGGGCCGGGGTGTAAAACCCTCACCTCTGGGTGGCACAGGCGCAGCCGCTGCCGCGTGAGGCCGAAGAAGTGATGGTACTCCTGCAAGCTGGGGAGAAGGAACTCGCCCATGCGCTCCTGTTGCAGGCGCAAGGTGATAACAAAACGCGCCCCTTCTAGGGCAGGCTCCAGCTGCCAATGGATAGGGAGCGTGTGGCCGGGTACAAACTGGGCAAAATCTTTGGGCAATAGGGTGGGAGGGCCGGCTAAGTGAACCTCAGCTCCGGCGGCCACCAAGGCATAGATATCGGAGCGGGCCACCCGCGAGTGGAGAATATCGCCGACAATGGCGATTTTGATCCCTTGCAGCAACTCCAGACGGGGACGCCGGGGATCCAGATGGCTGCAGAGGGTAAACAAATCCAGCAAACCTTGGGTGGGATGTTCGTGCAGTCCATCCCCGGCATTGAGAACGCCCACAGGGGATCCGCGGCGGTCGATCTCGGCAGCTAATTGTTGGGGCACTCCTGCCTGGGCATGGCGAACGATTAAGAGATCGGATCCCATGGCCAGAAAGGTGCGGGCCGTATCCAAAAGCGTCTCCCCTTTGCTCAAGGAAGAGGTGCCTGGGGAAAAGTTGAGCACATCTGCCGAAAGGCGCTTGGCCGCCAGCTCAAAACTGGTACGGGTGCGGGTGGAAGGCTCGAAGAACAGCGTCACCACCACCTTCCCCTGCAAGGTGGGCACCTTGGGCAACCGCCGCGTCAACACCTCCTGGAAACTGGCGCTGGTCTGCAAAACCATCTGGTATTCTTCGGGAGTAAAATCCGCCAAGCCCAAGACGTGCTGCCGCTGCCAAACCATAGGGGATCCTCAAATGCCCAAGCGGGCAAAGATCTCGTCCAAATGGGTTAGGTGGCGCCGCGGATCAAAACAAGCCTGCAGTTCCGCCTCGCTGAGGTGGGCCATCACTCGGGGATCCGCCAGCAGATTGGCGCGGAAATCCCCGCCGGGCTGGTTCCAGGCGCGGTGAGCATTTTCCTGCACCAGGCGGTAGGCTTCCTCGCGGCTAAGGCCCTTCTCCACCAAAGCCAGCAGCACCTGCTGGCTGAAGATGACGCCGCCGTAGAGGTTGAGATTGCGCTCCATGTTGCGAGCGTGAACCTGCAGCTGGCCCACCAGCTCCGCCATGTTGACCAACAGATAGTGGCAGAGGATGGAGGCATCCGGCAGGATGACCCGCTCTACGGAGCTGTGGGAGATGTCCCGCTCATGCCAAAGAGGAATGTTTTCCAGAGCCGGAAGGGCATACCCCCGCAGGAGGCGGGAAATCCCGGTTAGCTGTTCAGATTTGATGGGGTTGCGCTTGTGGGGCATAGCAGAGGATCCCTTTTGGCCGGGGGCAAAGTACTCCTCAGCCTCCAGTACCTCTGTTCGCTGCAGGTGGCGGATTTCAGTAGCAAAGCGCTCTAGGGAAGAGCCAATCAGAGCCAAGGTTTGCACGTATTCAGCGTGGCGATCCCGCGAGATTACCTGTGTCGAGGCTGTATCGGGCTTCAGGCCCAGGCGAGCGCAGGCCAACTGCTCCACCTGGGGAGGCACGTTGGCGTAGGTGCCCACGGCGCCAGAGATCTTGCCCACCGCCACCACTTCCCGCAGGCGAGCTAGGCGCTCTTGGTGGCGCAGGCACTCGGCCAGCCACCCTGCCAGCTTAAAGCCAAAGGTAATCGGCTCGGCGTGAACACCGTGGGTGCGGCCGATCATGAGGGTGTAGCGGTGCTGCCGAGCTTGGTCGCGGATAGCAGCGATGAGGTCGGCCAGGCGGGCTTGCAAGATCTCCACCGAGGCCACAAGCTGCAGGGCCAGGGCCGTATCCAACACATCCGAGCTGGTCAGGCCCAGGTGGATGTAGCGCCCTGCCTCGCCCACGTGCTCGTTGAGGTTGGTTAAGAAGGCAATAACATCGTGCTTCACTTCCGCCTCAATTTCCAAAACCCGCGCCGGGTCAAAGGCGGCTTTGGCTCTGATCTCCTGCAGGGCTTCTTGCGGGATCCGCCCCAGCTCCGCTTGCGCTTCACAGACAGCCAGCTCCACCTGCAGCCAGGTCTGGAGCTTGTGGGCAGTGGACCAAATCTGGCCCATTTCGGGCAGAGTGTAGCGCTCGATCAAGGTGCCTTTTCCGTCGGTACAGTAGGATGAGCTAGGCTATTTTAGCCTTTGGCGTCCCCCCTCGAGGAAAAGCCGCTGGGGGATCCCTGCGGGCTTGGCTTGCGGTGTCGAAGGAGCAGCAAGGAGTTTGCAGATGACCGTCGGAGCTGTGCCAACTCAGGGAAAAAGAGCTTGGACAGCCGAAGAATTCATGGCGTTGTCCAGGGAGGGACATCGCTACGAGATTGTTGATGGGAAGCCAATTGATATGGGAAGCGCGGGGGCACTCCATGGTTATGTCTGCAGCCTCCTATTGGCAGCTTTGACCCCCTACGTTTTGTCCAACAAGCTGGGGATCGTTTTAGATTCCAGCACTGCTTTTAAGATGAAGAGTGGAAATTGGCGCTCCCCTGACATCTCTTTTTTTGCTAAAGAACGCTTGCAGGGCATGGCTGAACTGCCCACAGGATTTTTGGAAGGCGCTCCAGATCTGGCTGTTGAAGTGCTTTCCCCCCGCAATACGGTTGAAGAAATTCATGACAAGCTGGTGGAGTACTTTGAAAATGGCAGCCGCCTGGTTTGGCTGGTTCACCCCAGCGAGCACTACGTCCTGGTGTATCGCAGCTCTCAAGAGCCTGACCGCCTCCTGAAATCGGTTGATCTTCTAGAAGGTGAAGAGGTTATTCCAGGATTTGCCCTGCCGGTGGCTCATCTATTCCAGAAGCTTTCCTTGTAACATCCCCCCGCCCTCACTCTAGCCAATAGAGCTTGGGCCTCCCAACCTTGCCATTGGGCATTCCTGCCCCGCGTCACAGAACGACTTGGCAGAGGAGTCGGTATCTCGACCCTGACTTTCCCGCCAGAGCGCGGAACTTGTAGCTCCCCGCACCCCTTGCAAGTTAAGTGCAGGGGGTTGCCCCTCTCGCCGACGGTCTATATTGAACTAGTTCGGGATCCGAAGAGCATGACTCTAGTCAATAATAAGCTCAACTATACTGAAAATAATGTATAATATGTTCAGTACGGATTACTACCAGTTGATCTTTCTGTTTACTTTCGAGTCTGCCAACATGGTAGCCAAAGCAAAGCAGAAAATTGGTAGTAAGACGACACGGAAACTGCGCTTTGGGTATTCTACTCAAAGCTTTGCGGGATACCGCCATTCTGTTTGGAAACAAACAGAATGCTATCGCTGCATAGTTGAACAGTGATGTTCAGCAGTGTTCAGCGTAAATGTATCAGGACGTCATTAGCGGTGCGGAGCACAATCAAGTGTCGATGGGGAAGGATAGCTCTGATAGGTTTCTTGGCAGCATTCCTCGCTCCTGCCCCTGCCATCTCTTTGCCTGCCTTCCCACCTCCTCCTGAGAAGACCTCGGCCCCAAACACCGCTTCCGAGTTCAACTGGCAGGGATCCCTCAAGTTGCTGCGGGGGGATCCCGTGGCTGCCCTGTCGGATCTGGATCGGGCGGTGCAGTTGGATCCCAGCTATGCGCCGGCCTATGTGAACCGCAGCTACGTCTACAACCAGTTGCGCCAGCCGGAAGAAGCTCTGGCCGATGCGGAGCGGGCCATTCAGTTGAATGCAGGGATCCCAGAAGCCTACTTTAGCCGCGGGGTGGCCTATCTTCAGTTGGGGGATCGAGAAGCGGCGATGGCCGACTTTCGCCAGGCGTTGGCTCTCTTCTCCAAGAGTGGCAACTTTGCCAACCAGGCCATCCTGCAGCAACTGCTGCGCCAGTTGGGGGTGGAGTAGCCGCCCTTGGATTAAACCTAGGGCCACCTCGAAGTTGGGTAACCTGTCTGGTCTTTCCCCTCACTTGCGCTTAGGCGTCTGAGCGGTTGATTCTCCCAGCAACTTGTCAGAAAGCCGAGGCTCTCCCAACCACTCGGCCAGGGAAACTGCCTGAGCCTGCAGCCCAAAGACCTGACAGAACGACTCCACCAGCACCGGAGCTACGGCAGCCATCGTTACCTCCGGACAAAAGTGCACCAGGGATCCCACCGGGCGATCAGGGATCCCACAGGGCACGATGGCCTCGAAGGCAGCTAGATCCGGGCAGACGTTGAGGGCAAAGCCGTGGTAGGTCACCCAGCGGGAGACCTTGATGCCGATGGCCGCCACTTTGCGGCCCTGCACCCAAACTCCTGTCAAGCCAGGGATCCGCTCCCCCTGTAGGCCGAAGTGGGCCAAGGTCTGGATGACCACCTCTTCTAGCTGGCGTAGGTACTCGTGGAGATCTGGGCGGTGGCGCTTTAGGTTCAGCATCGCATAGCCCACCCACTGCCCCGGCCCATGGTAGGTCACTTCGCCGCCGCGCTCCACCCGTAGGATTTCCGGCTCTTGTTCAGAAGGAGATTCCGGGTGGATAGCCGGGGATCCTATCGGCTGAGAAAGGCTCTTGAGAAACTTGGGATCGGCTCCTGCCCCCAAGGTGTAAACCGCAGGATGGGTGAGCAGCAGTAATCCGTCCGGCAACTGGGGATCCCGGATCATATGGGCCAGTCTTGCCTGCTGCCAAGCCCAGGCAGTGCGGTAGGGCACTTCACCCGGCAGGTGAACCTGCAGAAGCGGCAGTTGCACGGGGGATCCAGAAAAGTTCACCTAGCTTACAGGTTTAGTTAACCTGCGCCCGCAACCGCTCCAACAGGGCCCGCGGCTGCAACAGCCCCTCAATGCGGTCAATCGGCTTCCCATCTTTGAAGAGGATCAGCGTTGGCACCGCTTGAATGCCCCAGCGAGCAGCGATGGTTGGGTACTTTTCGGTGTCAACCTTCACAAAAGTAACCGCATCCCCCACCTGAGGTTTTACCTGCTCCAACACTTGCGCCATAACCTGACAAGGGCCGCACCAGGAAGCATAAAAATCCACCAGGATCGGGGTTTTGGATCCCTGAATCATGTCGGCAAAACTTTTGAATTGCTGTTTGTGCGCCATAGGAAACTCCCAGAGTGTTCTGAAAAGCCTGAAATGAAATCTATTTGTAAGCTAACTGTTTGAGACTAAAAATTAGGTAGGGATCCCGCTACGGCCTGCTTCGGTTTCCCGGTAGGATGGCTAGGGTTCAGGAGAAGAGCTAGAGCGTACCCGTAGTCTAGGGTGTTGTGGTGGACAAAGGGGCAGACTTTAGCAGGGTTTAAGGACTTGGAGGAGTGGGATCCCAATGGCAACAAGTAGCAGCATGGTGAATCGTGGCGTATTGGCCACAGTGCTGGCCGGGGTAGGACTCAGCCTATGGGGGGCTTGGCGTTGGCTGTGGGATCCCTGGGGCTGGGCTCAGGTAGTGGCCGGGTTGCTGCTGAGTTTGGGCAGCTTGCTCTACTGGCTCAAGACCCGCCCCGCTGACCAGCTGGTGGTGGAACCCAAGGGCTGGGGCATAGGCCGCCACACCCCCGAGCACTGGGTCATTCAAGCGGAGTTTGTGGCTCGCAACCTCAACCCCCTCTTTGAGGTCACCTTGGCCCAGGTGGAGCCGCGACTGCATTTGCTCAGCGCCGGATCCCTAGAAGGCATTGACACCCGCCTACGCCTGCGCTCTCGCCATCCGGATCTTCCCCCCCGGCAAGACAACTACTGGCAGGCTTATATCCTCACCCCCCAGAGCCAGACTGGCCTAGAAGTCGAGATCGAGCTGAAGGGGAAAGGGCTAGCGGATCTGCGCTCGGCCTGGCTCCAGCTGGACTACATTCAGTACGGGCGGCAGCGGCGCACCCTCAAGACCAGCCACCTCATCCTGCCGTTGCAAGAGGTGGATCCCTTGCCGGAGCTGAACTGGCAGCAGCAGGGATCCCTCCTTTGGGCCGCCGTTCCCACCCATCTGCTGACCCCCAGCGATGACTTGGCCGAGGTGCTACGGCGGTATGTAGGCCCTCACATCCAGCCCGGCGATATGGTGGCCATCTCGGAAAGCGCCGTGGCTATTGTCCAGGGCAACTTCCGCCATCCCCTGCAGGTGCAGCCCGGCTGGCTGGCCCGCACCCTGTGCTACTTCTTCCCCTCCAAGACCAGTCTTTCAAGCTGCTACGGGATGCAGACTTTGATCGACTGCTCCGGGGCCTGGCGGGTGGTGTGGGCTTTTGTGGTGGGATCCCTGGCCAAACTGCTGGGGATCCCGGGGGTCTTTTATGCCCTGGCGGGGGAGCAGGCCGATCTCATCGACGACGTTACTGGCACCCTGCCTCCCTATGACCAGTTCATCGTGCTGGGGCCGCGGGATCCGGCCAAGTTGGTGGGGGATCTGCATCGGCAGACGGGCTACGAAGTGGCCATCGTGGATGCCAACGATCTGGGGCAGGTCAAGATCCTGGCAGCCAGCCCCGGCGTAGAGCGGGAGCTGGTGGAGCAAGCCCTGGGCAAGAACCCCGCCGGCAATGCCGCTGAACAAACCCCCCTTGTGCTGATCAGGAAGATGACACCTGACTGAGGCTCTGCTGGGATCCGAGGGCTTGCATCGCCTGGTGAGTGGAGAGGAAGAAGCGCTCAGCGCCCACTTTCTCCACAAACCCAGCCTTTTGGAGGCGATCCATTACCGGCCCCTTCACCTCGGCCATGGCAAAGCCCACCCCTGCCTGCTGCAAACGTTCCACCAACTGGGTCAGCACTTCCAAAGCGCTGCCGTCGATGAAGTTGATGGCGCTGGCAACGAGCAGCACCTGCTCCACTGTGGGTCGCGCCGCCACCTCTCGCAGCAGATACTCCTGCAAGTAGGCTGCGTTGGCAAAAAACAGGCTCTCGTCCACCCGCACTGCCAAGATACGGGGATCGGTAATCACCTCATGGCGCTGCACGTTGCGGTAGTGCTCCGTACCGGGCACCTGACCCACGATGGCAATGTGAGGACGGCTAGCCCGCCAAAGAAAGAGCAGGATGGAGACTAACACCCCTATTCCGATCCCCTGCTCCACTCCGATCCCCAGCACACTGGCAAAGGTTACCAACCAAACCAGGGCATCGCCGCGGTCGTAGCGCCAGCTTTGCAGCAGGGGGTGAAAATCCACCAGGGCCAGCACCGCCACCAGAACGATGGCCGCCAGGGTGGTCTGGGGCAAGAAGGTGAACAGTGGCATCAGCCAGATGACCGTCAAAGCCACCAACAGGCCGGTGATTAGGGAGGCCAGGCCACTGTTGGCGCCTGCTTGAAAGTTCACCACCGACCGGCTGATGCCTCCCGTTACCGGATAGCCGCCACTGCAAGCTGCTGCCAAGTTGGCTGCCCCCAAAGCCACCAGATCTTGGTTGGGATCCACCTTCTGCCGCCGCTGGCTGGCCAAGGACTGCCCCACAGCATAGCTTTCCGTGAAGCCCACCAAGCTGATGGCCAAGGCGGTGGGCAGAAGCGCTGTCCACTGTCCCCAGCTCAACGAGGGAAAGCCCAAGGGGGGCAACCCGGAAGGAATGGAGCCAACAACGGATACCCCTGCCCTCTCCGAGAGGTTTAGGCCCCAGACCAACAGGCTGGTCACGAGCACAGCCGCTAGCGGTGCCCCCTTGGTCAAAATCAAGGCCCAACCTGGAGGCACACCCCAACGCCGCAGTTGGTGGGGCAACTTTCGCTGAGCGTACACCAGCAGGGATACGGCCAGCAGCCCTAGGCCAAAGGTTGCCCAGTTCACCTTGTCCAGGCTTTGCCACAGCCGCTGCACCAACAGCAAGAAGGACTCCGTATTGGCGATCTTGACCCCCAGGAGGTGGCGGAGCTGGCTGAAGCCGATGATCAAGGCCGCCGCGCTGCCAAAGGCAGTCACCACCGTGTGGCTTAAGAAATTGGCCAAAAACCCCAGCCGCAACAACCCCATGGCCCCCTGGACCAGACCCACCTCCAAGGCCAGCCCCAAAGCCAACTGTCCATACTCCGGGCTGCCCGGCAAGGACTCCGTCCCGCTGACGCGACCGGCCAGCGGCTCTAACCCTGCCGCCACCAAGAGGGAGATGATGGCCACTGGCCCTACCGCCAAGGCGCGGCTGGATCCCAGTAGTCCATAGACGATCACCGGCAAAATACTGGCGTACAGGCCCACTTGGGGGGGCAACCCGGCCAACAGGGCATAGGCCATGCTCTGGGGCACCAACAGAATGGCCACCACAAGGCCGGCGATCAGATCTCCCGGCAAATCTGATCGTTGATAGTGGAAGACCCAAAGGGACTCCTTAGCAAAGGGCAGGTACCGCGCCAGGATCCCTTGCCCCCCAGAGGAAGTAGAAGGGATCCCACTCATAGCGCCTGACCTCGGTTCCAGGGCATGCGAGCCAAGAGCAGAGCCATGCCACAGGTGTTGGTTACACCCGCAAACACCAGCCCGGCGCCCACAAAGCCACTCAGCAGCAGCCACCAGGGGTTGACAAAGGCCCCCAGAAGGGTTCCGGTGAGCACCAGGGATCCCGCTGCAATCTGCACCTGCCGCATGATGGAGATGGGCGCATTTTGGGTGCGGGTAACGGGCAGCTTGGCCGCTTTCCAAGCCTCGATCCCTCCCTTGAGGCTAATGACCTCCGGCCAGCCGCGGTCTAGCAACTGACAACCGGCGCGGATGGAGCGGCTGCCCATGCGGCAGTGCAACACCACCGGCTTCTCTGGCGTGGAAGCAGGCACTTTGGCCGGGTCAAAGGTAGATAGGGGCATGTTGATGGCCCCCGGGATCCGCTCATCGGCATATTCTCCCGGCTCCCGCACATCAATGAGCTGGACTCGCCCCTGATCCAGCCACTGTCTTATGGTCAGGGCATCGATCTCCTTGAGACGGGGATCCCGTTCCTGCTGAGCGGAAGGCGTAGGATTTTGTCGGGCTACAGTCATTGGTTTCCTCCTCGGGTAACTAACCTTCTTCCTCAAGCAACCTGCTGGGCTCGCCAGGGTAAAACTGGCTATCCAGGATTTGCTCGGGAGCGTAAGGACACGTCTTGGGAAAAGTCTTTCTGGGCAGCTTGGTCTCTTCCAGGGCTAGCTGGAGCGCCCTCAGGTAAGACTTGGCGATGGCCTCCGGCAAATAGGGCCTCAGTCTTGGGCTTTCCTCCAGCAGATCCAGAACTTCCTGCCGCTGCACCTGTAGGGTGAGAAGCCAGCTTACAGATCTAGCCTGCGGCTGATACTCCCATTTCAGGAGGTGCCCCACCAAAACCCCCAGCCGGTTGCGCAGCTCTTGCCGCTGTTGCCTGCCCAACGATTCCATCTCCTCAATCAAATGGGGCAGGTCTAGCTTCTCCCAAGCCCGCTCCCGCAGAAATTGAGCTTGTTGCTGAGTCCAAGCATAGAAATCCTTCTCATAGAGGCTTTCTGGATCCACTCTCAACCCTCCCCCTTCTGACCCGCCAGCTCAGAGAAGTCT
Proteins encoded in this region:
- a CDS encoding DUF29 domain-containing protein codes for the protein MDPESLYEKDFYAWTQQQAQFLRERAWEKLDLPHLIEEMESLGRQQRQELRNRLGVLVGHLLKWEYQPQARSVSWLLTLQVQRQEVLDLLEESPRLRPYLPEAIAKSYLRALQLALEETKLPRKTFPKTCPYAPEQILDSQFYPGEPSRLLEEEG
- a CDS encoding rhodanese-like domain-containing protein, producing the protein MTVARQNPTPSAQQERDPRLKEIDALTIRQWLDQGRVQLIDVREPGEYADERIPGAINMPLSTFDPAKVPASTPEKPVVLHCRMGSRSIRAGCQLLDRGWPEVISLKGGIEAWKAAKLPVTRTQNAPISIMRQVQIAAGSLVLTGTLLGAFVNPWWLLLSGFVGAGLVFAGVTNTCGMALLLARMPWNRGQAL